In Xiphophorus maculatus strain JP 163 A chromosome 15, X_maculatus-5.0-male, whole genome shotgun sequence, the following are encoded in one genomic region:
- the LOC102223986 gene encoding uncharacterized protein LOC102223986, translating into MQQPKRLFLWNLIVALFALGQAWPNMMISPQPSSGLKADCVGNLMRLTLDEALALGNQLEVEALNGTQYILLTPRLAAQCGYSMESDPWGNTRIYTSLLGCFVQNKDDMMIGVGLKLKIYRHSPSDVISHHVAQTCSYTRWAPREILCDRNYMEVSRYMAPHAEEDFQLNTIPGTSEDVSGIWKMTFFTPEPMSMVLKEAQQAGYSAMTTATRVVVRSPYNTAETYSEAVAGVPMEVLKVSIYHKAQDGLSVFNLAAACPTGGLLFTEDLISWHVPRRVTPLLDGSIRLVEMNMGINGLRLDKAQMAAKGYYLYITDFYIIVEIPIGSPDGYYKSHAPDFQYHITYTIEPMLEVFWRADQTQQDTRYKILFPITTPPMPRPPYTDDRTVPEMREFNLYVGTFLHDVELRNITFTTGVLTVEESNARGFTVQQHVFDNGTSVFSIKVPFDTDVIFKHNPEVLVTTYTLSVVFGFVILPEESSLAHAVELQASLQDVVLPTLTGTCDQDQFYIIVKYGSQGTNFNTMVGGLDLTPELAEAYKFKGNATHGTIKVPYAATSSAFELITTNSIRARLDVLVWDPITNWILSDLFLACYFPLTTTRCYPNGTISALAVKVQSVPNLDPSWLTLKDQSCTPVSSNDRFAQFIFSADSCGTTRTFFDNYMMYENEISLYYNTEKGLTHTSPVDPEYSQTVSCYYVVNATQTIAFHAKSRLYEPKAEIGSGQMTVQMRLATDSSYQDFYEAEDYPVEKYLREPLYFEVELVQSTDPHLALILDNCWATLQKERTSLPSWDIIVASCAYSGDGYATVFNTVSVDDRVSVPSRYKRFSMKMFAFIQEKQVLKHEVYVHCDLVICDTTSPAEGICQGQCANLAVKGTAKQMRRGQRSTTSTHQKQISSGPITMNSFQ; encoded by the exons ATGCAGCAACCCAAGAGACT GTTTCTCTGGAACTTGATTGTGGCCCTTTTTGCCTTGGGTCAAGCATGGCCAAACATGATGATCAGTCCTCAGCCAA GCAGTGGTTTAAAGGCAGACTGTGTTGGTAATCTGATGAGGCTGACCCTAGATGAGGCTCTCGCATTGGGGAATCAGCTTGAAGTAGAAGCACTCA ATGGCACCCAGTACATCTTGTTGACACCCAGACTAGCTGCTCAGTGTGGCTACAGCATGGAGTCAGACCCCTGGGGCAACACTAGAATCTACACCTCTCTGCTAGGGTGCTTTGTTCAGAATAAG GATGACATGATGATTGGTGTTGGTCTGAAACTCAAAATCTACCGTCATAGTCCTTCTGATGTGATTAGTCACCATGTGGCACAGACCTGCAGCTATACTCGCTGGGCCCCCCGAGAGATCCTTTGTGACAGGAACTACATGGAA GTTTCAAGATACATGGCTCCCCATGCTGAAGAGGACTTCCAACTCAATACAATCCCTGGT ACCTCTGAAGATGTGTCTGGAATCTGGAAGATGACATTTTTCACTCCTGAACCTATGTCAATGGTCTTGAAAGAAGCCCAACAAGCTGGTTACAGTGCCATGACTACAGCTACTCGTGTGGTTGTACGAAGTCCTTACAACACAGCTGAGACTTATTCAGAGGCT GTTGCTGGAGTCCCCATGGAAGTATTGAAGGTGAGCATTTACCACAAGGCTCAAGATGGACTGAGTGTCTTCAACTTGGCAGCTGCTTGTCCCACAG GTGGCCTCCTGTTCACTGAGGACCTAATCTCTTGGCATGTACCTCGCCGTGTGACTCCTTTGTTGGATGGAAGCATTAGACTTGTAGAAATGAACATGGGAATCAATGGACTGAGGTTGGATAAAGCTCAGATGGCTGCAAAGGGGTACTATCTGTATATTACAGATTTCTATATTATTGTGGAGATCCCAATTGGCTCACCTGACGGCTACTACAAG AGCCATGCACCAGACTTCCAGTACCACATCACCTATACTATTGAGCCAATGCTGGAAGTTTTTTGGAGGGCAGACCAAACTCAACAAGACACAAGATATAAGATCTTGTTCCCCATTACAACCCCACCAATGCCTCGTCCTCCCTACACCGATGACC GTACTGTGCCAGAAATGAGGGAATTCAACCTTTATGTTGGAACATTCCTTCATGATGTGGAGCTGAGGAACATCACTTTTACTACTGGAGTCCTTACTGTAGAGGAGAGCAATGCCAGAGGGTTCACTGTTCAGCAGCATGTATTTGACAATGGAACATCAGTCTTCTCTATCAAAGTTCCTTTTGATACTGATGTCATCTTCAAGCAT AATCCAGAGGTCTTGGTGACTACCTACACCCTCAGTGTAGTCTTTGGCTTTGTCATTCTGCCTGAGGAAAGTTCACTTGCTCATGCAGTGGAATTGCAGGCATCTCTTCAGGATGTTG TGTTGCCCACACTCACTGGCACTTGTGACCAGGATCAGTTCTACATTATAGTGAAATATGGCAGCCAAGGGACCAACTTCAACACAATGGTTGGTGGGTTGGACTTGACTCCAGAGTTGGCAGAGGCCTACAAGTTTAAAGGCAATGCTACACATGGCACCATTAAAGTGCCATATGCAGCTACCAGCTCAGCTTTTGAG TTGATCACAACAAATTCAATCCGAGCCAGGCTGGATGTGCTTGTGTGGGACCCAATTACCAACTGGATTCTTTCTGACTTGTTCCTGGCCTGCTACTTCCCTTTGACAACCACCA GGTGCTACCCCAATGGAACAATCAGTGCTTTGGCTGTGAAAGTGCAGTCTGTGCCCAATCTTGACCCAAGCTGGCTCACTCTAAAGGACCAGTCCTGCACACCAGTCTCTAGCAATGATCGCTTTGCTCAGTTTATCTTCAGTGCTGACTCCTGTGGAACAACTAGAACA ttcttCGACAACTACATGATGTACGAAAATGAGATTAGCCTGTACTACAACACTGAGAAGGGCCTTACCCACACGTCACCTGTTGACCCTGAATACAG CCAAACTGTCTCCTGCTACTATGTGGTTAATGCCACACAAACGATTGCCTTCCATGCAAAGTCAAGACTATATGAGCCAAAGGCAGAGATCGGCTCTGGACAAATGACTGTCCAAATGAGGTTAGCAACAG ATTCTTCATATCAGGACTTCTATGAAGCTGAAGACTATCCAGTGGAGAAATATTTGAGGGAGCCACTGTACTTTGAAGTTGAGTTGGTGCAGTCAACTGATCCTCACTTGGCATTGATCTTGGATAACTGCTGGGCTACTCTCCAGAAAGAAAGGACCTCTCTCCCCAGCTGGGACATTATTGTAGCCAG TTGTGCATACTCCGGCGATGGCTATGCAACAGTCTTCAATACCGTCTCAGTGGATGACAGAGTTTCTGTCCCTTCCCGCTACAAACGCTTTTCAATGAAGATGTTTGCCTTCATTCAGGAAAAGCAGGTTCTGAAGCATGAG GTTTATGTCCACTGTGACTTGGTAATTTGTGACACAACCAGCCCTGCAGAGGGTATCTGTCAAGGCCAATGTGCTAATCTTGCTGTGAAGGGTACTGCAAAACAAATGAGAAGGG GACAAAGAAGCACAACCTCAACCCACCAAAAGCAGATTTCCTCTGGACCTATTACAATGAACAGTTTTCAATAA